One Armatimonadota bacterium genomic window carries:
- a CDS encoding pyruvate, phosphate dikinase encodes MSNKRVWLFHEGNATMRDLLGGKGANLAEMTNIGLPVPPGFTITTEVCTAYNEGGQKLPDGLLDEVMTALAHVESALGKKFGDPNNPLLLSVRSGAKFSMPGMMDTVLNLGLNDAIVEDLVKVVDPRFVYDSYRRFIMMLSDVAFSDKFDNISKHDFEHIFAHLKKELGVTEDLEVDAAGLKDLCERYKAHVIAQTGKEFPQDPVDQLKAAIEAVFRSWNNDRAIVYRRREKIPDEIGTAVNVQSMVFGNRGDDCGTGVAFTRNASTGENHVFGEYLMNAQGEDVVAGVRTPVPISELEQQNPAIYKEFDDTCKKLEAHYKDMQDIEFTIEHGKLFILQCRNGKRTGQAAIKIAVDQVNEGLITTDQALLRVDPELLNHCLLPVIAPGTKYKTIAKGLPAGPGAATGIAIFDSEKAAELGKGGKNQNVILVRAETSPDDLKGMLAAQGVLTEKGGMTSHAALVARGFGIPTVAGCSDISVDGHGKQFTYAGGVIKEGDLISLNGTLGEVIEGGVPVEEPQMTGEFGTFLGWADEARTLGIRTNADTPDDTELAIKFGAEGIGLCRTEHMFFEGERRPVVQRMILSDDDAERQAALDELLVFQREDFVGIFTALKGLPATIRLIDPPLHEFLPSLNTLIEEVAVSRSKGESDPAKEELLKTVESMHEINPMMGLRGCRLSIVFPQIVEMQTRAILEGAAKVIKSGGQAKPEIMIPLVGHVNELKFVRDRLEATAKKVVAEQGIEIPYEFGTMIEVPRGALTADEIAAETSFFSFGTNDLTQMTFGFSRDDSDKFLKPYVANKILPGDPFESIDQTGVGMLMEIAVEKGRSVKPKLKLGICGEHGGEPRSIAFCNKIGLNYVSCSPFRVPIARLAAAQAAIMASKGGAERDK; translated from the coding sequence ATGAGCAACAAACGCGTTTGGCTGTTTCATGAGGGTAACGCTACCATGCGTGACCTTCTCGGCGGAAAGGGTGCGAACCTCGCCGAAATGACCAACATCGGCCTCCCTGTCCCTCCCGGCTTTACCATCACTACCGAAGTCTGTACCGCTTACAACGAGGGAGGACAAAAGCTCCCCGACGGTCTTCTTGACGAAGTTATGACCGCCCTTGCGCACGTTGAAAGCGCCCTGGGCAAGAAGTTTGGCGACCCCAATAACCCGCTGCTTCTTTCTGTCCGATCTGGTGCAAAGTTCTCGATGCCAGGAATGATGGACACGGTTCTCAACCTCGGCCTGAACGATGCCATCGTCGAAGACCTCGTCAAAGTCGTTGATCCGCGATTTGTTTACGACAGCTACCGCCGCTTCATCATGATGCTGTCGGACGTTGCTTTCTCCGACAAATTTGACAACATTTCCAAGCATGACTTCGAGCACATCTTTGCTCACCTGAAGAAGGAACTTGGCGTCACGGAGGACCTTGAGGTCGATGCCGCTGGCCTGAAGGATCTTTGCGAAAGATACAAGGCTCACGTGATTGCTCAGACTGGGAAAGAATTCCCGCAAGATCCGGTCGATCAGCTGAAGGCGGCCATCGAAGCCGTTTTCCGATCTTGGAATAACGACCGCGCGATCGTTTACCGACGACGCGAGAAGATTCCTGATGAGATTGGAACCGCCGTCAACGTTCAGTCGATGGTCTTTGGTAACCGAGGCGACGACTGCGGAACTGGCGTGGCCTTCACGCGAAACGCCTCGACGGGCGAAAACCACGTTTTTGGCGAGTACCTGATGAACGCTCAGGGTGAGGACGTCGTTGCTGGTGTGCGAACTCCGGTCCCGATTTCCGAACTTGAACAGCAGAACCCGGCAATCTACAAGGAGTTCGATGACACCTGTAAGAAACTGGAAGCGCACTACAAGGACATGCAGGACATCGAGTTCACCATCGAACACGGCAAACTGTTTATCCTGCAATGCCGAAATGGTAAGCGAACCGGACAAGCCGCCATTAAGATTGCGGTTGACCAGGTGAACGAAGGTCTCATCACGACGGATCAGGCTCTTCTTCGAGTCGATCCTGAGCTCCTGAACCACTGCCTGCTTCCGGTTATCGCTCCGGGCACCAAGTACAAAACGATTGCTAAGGGCCTTCCTGCTGGACCTGGTGCTGCGACCGGTATCGCAATCTTCGATTCCGAAAAGGCAGCCGAACTTGGAAAGGGTGGAAAGAACCAAAACGTGATTCTTGTCCGAGCCGAAACCTCGCCGGATGACCTCAAGGGTATGTTGGCCGCGCAAGGCGTTCTGACCGAAAAGGGTGGAATGACCTCTCACGCCGCTCTCGTTGCACGCGGCTTCGGTATCCCGACGGTCGCAGGTTGTTCGGATATCTCGGTCGATGGCCACGGTAAGCAATTCACTTATGCGGGTGGAGTCATTAAGGAAGGCGATCTCATCTCCCTAAACGGAACTTTGGGTGAAGTTATCGAAGGTGGCGTTCCGGTTGAAGAACCGCAAATGACCGGCGAGTTTGGTACGTTCCTTGGCTGGGCTGACGAAGCTCGAACCCTTGGAATTCGCACCAATGCGGACACGCCTGACGACACCGAGCTTGCCATCAAGTTTGGCGCCGAAGGAATCGGCCTCTGCCGAACCGAGCACATGTTCTTTGAGGGTGAGCGACGACCGGTCGTTCAGCGAATGATTCTTTCGGATGACGATGCCGAGCGACAAGCCGCTCTCGACGAACTTCTCGTCTTCCAACGCGAGGACTTCGTCGGAATCTTTACGGCTCTCAAGGGTCTACCGGCGACGATCCGATTGATCGACCCGCCGCTTCACGAGTTCCTTCCTTCCCTCAACACGTTGATCGAAGAAGTGGCCGTTAGCCGCTCGAAGGGCGAGTCTGATCCCGCCAAAGAAGAGCTCCTCAAGACGGTTGAGTCGATGCACGAGATCAACCCGATGATGGGCCTCCGCGGCTGCCGACTCTCGATCGTGTTCCCGCAAATCGTGGAAATGCAGACCCGTGCAATTCTCGAAGGTGCAGCCAAGGTTATCAAGTCTGGCGGCCAAGCTAAGCCGGAAATCATGATTCCGCTCGTCGGCCATGTTAACGAACTCAAGTTCGTCCGCGACCGACTGGAAGCAACCGCGAAGAAGGTTGTTGCTGAACAGGGGATCGAGATTCCGTACGAGTTCGGCACGATGATCGAAGTCCCGCGAGGTGCGCTCACGGCTGACGAAATTGCCGCCGAAACGAGCTTCTTCAGCTTCGGTACCAACGACCTCACGCAGATGACCTTTGGTTTCTCGCGAGACGACTCCGACAAGTTCCTGAAGCCGTACGTGGCGAACAAGATTCTGCCGGGCGATCCATTCGAGTCGATTGACCAGACTGGCGTCGGCATGCTCATGGAAATCGCAGTTGAGAAGGGCCGAAGTGTCAAGCCGAAACTGAAGCTCGGCATCTGTGGCGAGCACGGTGGCGAGCCTCGATCGATTGCGTTCTGCAACAAGATCGGTCTGAACTACGTTTCGTGTTCGCCGTTCCGCGTGCCAATCGCTCGATTGGCGGCGGCTCAGGCGGCGATTATGGCGTCCAAGGGCGGCGCCGAGCGCGACAAGTAA
- a CDS encoding PDZ domain-containing protein, protein MIPASLFALLAFAPPQVQVSLSGKDQVVIPAERMGNYLRVTATVNGKPMHLIVDTGAGLNVLTWDAAKAAGIEGGFDTQAGGAGANKTPAKIVTVKEFQVGDAVVKGEAAVVLTLPEVLHCDGLVGYSFLKHFATTFDYDANTLTVRKSGSYKPAKDEVSGDMKVRANHPTVQGRIAGEQGWMVIDTGNNGTTNVYKWLVTKENLVKNWPTSSERVVGKGVGGEVKGYVAISPGFDVSGVSMPKGQITLDASGVEAFADPEILANVGAEHLRRLRMTLDYEAGKAFFGKSKAFDSPLVVDRSGLRIDSVDGKETVVGVVADAPGGKAGVKTGDVVLEINGKKSSEVEPLVFTLDLRQAAGSKVTVKVDRGGQVMDFTFTLEDMVK, encoded by the coding sequence ATGATTCCAGCTTCTCTTTTTGCGCTTTTGGCATTTGCCCCACCCCAGGTTCAGGTGTCGCTGTCGGGCAAAGACCAGGTTGTGATTCCCGCAGAGCGAATGGGTAACTATCTGCGCGTCACCGCCACCGTCAACGGAAAGCCGATGCATCTGATTGTCGATACCGGCGCGGGACTGAACGTGTTGACCTGGGATGCGGCCAAGGCGGCGGGCATCGAAGGCGGATTCGACACCCAGGCGGGCGGCGCCGGAGCGAACAAGACCCCAGCGAAGATCGTAACGGTGAAGGAATTTCAGGTCGGCGACGCGGTGGTGAAAGGCGAGGCAGCGGTCGTGCTGACGCTTCCTGAAGTTCTCCACTGTGACGGACTGGTTGGCTACTCGTTCTTGAAGCATTTCGCGACGACGTTTGACTACGACGCGAACACTTTGACCGTTCGAAAAAGCGGCTCGTACAAGCCGGCGAAGGACGAGGTGTCGGGTGACATGAAGGTTCGGGCCAATCATCCGACGGTGCAGGGACGCATTGCCGGTGAGCAGGGTTGGATGGTGATCGACACCGGCAACAACGGCACGACCAATGTTTACAAGTGGCTGGTGACGAAGGAGAACCTGGTGAAGAACTGGCCAACCTCGAGCGAGCGGGTAGTTGGCAAGGGCGTCGGCGGCGAAGTGAAGGGATACGTGGCGATTTCGCCCGGGTTCGACGTTTCGGGCGTCTCGATGCCGAAGGGGCAGATCACCTTGGACGCGAGCGGTGTCGAGGCGTTTGCCGACCCTGAGATTCTGGCCAACGTGGGGGCGGAGCATCTTCGTCGACTGCGAATGACCCTGGACTACGAGGCGGGCAAGGCGTTCTTTGGGAAATCGAAAGCGTTCGACTCTCCGCTGGTGGTGGACCGATCCGGTCTGCGAATCGATTCGGTAGACGGCAAAGAGACCGTCGTTGGAGTAGTCGCCGATGCTCCGGGCGGCAAGGCGGGGGTGAAGACGGGCGACGTGGTCTTGGAGATCAATGGAAAGAAGTCGTCGGAGGTCGAGCCTCTCGTGTTTACGCTGGACCTGCGTCAAGCGGCGGGCTCCAAAGTGACGGTGAAGGTCGATCGCGGCGGGCAGGTGATGGACTTTACGTTCACGTTGGAAGACATGGTGAAGTAA
- a CDS encoding A/G-specific adenine glycosylase yields the protein MLQQTQIATALPYYERWMARFPDVYALAEAAEQQALSFWQGLGYYRRCRMLQEGARYVVEHGFPSGKAEWLAIPGVGAYTASAISSICYGETCAVVDGNVERVFARLTCDPNNGSQLKSRAWEWAERHLYRAEPGEWNQAVMELGATVCRPAQPLCHQCPISRECVAYQTNRTGEFPVPKTKPKTVRYEEEIFIAVWGEKIGVQAEHHLAWWKGMSLLPLSSTFPNLGDASWKESLGEIRYTVTNHQITALVSFFRVEEFVDGLTWLSREELNETPLPAPHRKALNLYYKI from the coding sequence ATGCTTCAGCAGACACAGATCGCCACGGCGCTTCCCTACTACGAGCGATGGATGGCAAGGTTTCCCGACGTTTACGCACTGGCCGAGGCTGCCGAGCAGCAGGCGCTTTCGTTCTGGCAGGGCTTGGGTTACTACCGTCGGTGCCGGATGCTCCAGGAGGGAGCACGGTACGTAGTCGAGCATGGATTCCCTTCTGGCAAGGCGGAATGGCTGGCAATTCCGGGTGTCGGGGCGTACACGGCATCCGCCATTTCCAGCATTTGCTATGGCGAGACTTGCGCGGTGGTGGACGGAAATGTGGAACGTGTCTTTGCTCGCCTGACATGCGACCCGAACAACGGATCTCAGTTGAAGTCACGAGCGTGGGAGTGGGCGGAAAGACATCTCTATCGGGCCGAACCCGGGGAATGGAACCAGGCGGTGATGGAGCTTGGCGCGACCGTTTGCCGACCAGCCCAACCACTTTGCCACCAATGCCCGATCTCGCGTGAATGCGTGGCGTACCAGACCAATCGCACGGGAGAATTTCCTGTTCCGAAGACCAAGCCAAAGACAGTTCGGTACGAGGAAGAAATCTTTATTGCCGTGTGGGGAGAGAAGATCGGCGTCCAGGCCGAGCACCATCTGGCTTGGTGGAAAGGTATGAGTCTATTGCCATTATCCTCTACTTTTCCAAACCTCGGGGACGCGAGTTGGAAGGAGAGTTTGGGCGAGATTCGCTATACGGTGACTAACCACCAGATTACGGCCTTGGTCAGCTTTTTTCGCGTCGAAGAGTTCGTCGATGGGCTAACATGGCTCAGCCGAGAAGAACTCAATGAGACGCCGCTACCGGCGCCCCATCGAAAGGCGTTGAATCTTTATTACAAGATCTGA
- a CDS encoding glycosyltransferase, translating to MRIVHVTSATNNVYGAVHSMLTLAKAQREAGHEVQFVPFEGKPFIEDLNRLGWKNRPFRVRAKLDPFACLRMARYFRQEKIDVVHAHLSTSSINGCFAAKLARIPSVATVHGMSGKLSFVFADHLIGVSEGVRQHLIQQGVRADRITAVYNGVDLPKDLPSKEEARATFDVPLDATVFGTVARLTPQKGIETSIRAFDLIQKSIPNSIYLLVGDGDSANEYRALTESLGLGDRVRFLGYHSNVFEPLSAMDMFLFPSLKEAMGISVAEALAVGLPVVSTNVGGLPEVITSEVGALVPPNDAEAMAREAIRIATGDREAYSRNARQRAKATFSVESMYRNTNDVYRRLLRLQ from the coding sequence GTGAGAATTGTTCATGTGACGAGCGCAACGAACAACGTGTACGGCGCGGTCCACAGCATGCTAACTTTGGCCAAAGCCCAGCGAGAGGCGGGCCATGAGGTTCAGTTTGTCCCCTTCGAGGGTAAGCCGTTCATCGAGGACCTGAACCGCCTTGGTTGGAAGAACCGGCCATTCCGTGTGCGAGCCAAGTTGGACCCCTTTGCCTGCCTGCGAATGGCGCGATACTTTCGACAGGAGAAGATCGATGTCGTTCATGCGCATCTTTCGACATCTTCGATCAATGGATGTTTTGCCGCAAAACTTGCACGAATTCCAAGCGTTGCCACCGTCCACGGGATGAGCGGGAAGCTGAGCTTCGTCTTCGCCGATCACCTCATCGGAGTCTCCGAAGGTGTGCGTCAGCACCTGATCCAGCAGGGTGTGCGAGCCGACCGAATTACTGCGGTTTATAACGGCGTGGACCTGCCCAAGGACCTGCCCAGCAAAGAGGAAGCGAGGGCGACTTTTGATGTGCCGCTCGATGCAACGGTCTTTGGAACCGTGGCCCGGCTGACTCCGCAAAAGGGTATTGAGACGTCGATCCGCGCGTTTGATCTCATCCAGAAATCGATCCCAAATTCGATCTACCTTTTGGTTGGAGACGGGGATTCGGCCAACGAATATCGGGCCCTGACCGAGAGTCTGGGACTGGGAGATCGCGTGCGATTCCTTGGGTACCACAGCAACGTTTTTGAGCCACTTTCGGCGATGGATATGTTCTTATTCCCCAGCCTGAAGGAAGCGATGGGAATTTCGGTTGCGGAGGCGCTGGCGGTTGGTCTGCCGGTGGTCTCGACCAACGTGGGCGGATTGCCGGAGGTCATTACGTCGGAGGTCGGAGCCTTGGTCCCGCCCAACGATGCGGAAGCGATGGCGCGGGAGGCGATTCGAATCGCTACCGGCGACCGCGAGGCTTACTCGCGTAATGCTCGGCAACGGGCGAAGGCGACCTTCAGCGTGGAGAGCATGTACCGAAACACGAACGACGTGTATCGTCGGCTCCTGCGGCTACAATAA
- a CDS encoding serine hydrolase has protein sequence MMILASLAMSALLGKPDIWQIVHKEFHRSLDDGNTIGLSVGICLRGHTYQYNFGALILNKKTSATGRTPYPIASITKTFTGLLLAQAVLEKKVKLDDDVRKYLPGDYANLQFDREPIRLWELLNHTSALPQNLPLSFEPDRDPTADYAAGARREQSLFDGYSRQDFFADLKKVTLDRKPGTKFSYSNAGAQLMGLILEKVYGKSYLVLVKDRITEPLGMTRTGVLQRDSALVPRAHCRTEDFLPAIPRELAAAGSLQASCQDMLRYLKWNLAESSAAVRLAHRKAGTTQWSANDTFYVGLNWQVFSNKGQRFIFQDGNLPGFSSYIAFCPEERIGIVLLSNRRMSKDHPHLSVFAARVLQAIDSRLLVYE, from the coding sequence ATGATGATTTTGGCTAGTCTCGCCATGAGCGCTCTTCTCGGCAAACCTGACATCTGGCAGATTGTTCACAAGGAATTTCATCGGAGTCTGGACGACGGGAATACCATTGGTTTGTCGGTCGGCATATGCCTTCGCGGTCATACTTATCAATACAATTTTGGAGCGCTGATCTTAAACAAAAAAACAAGTGCGACCGGACGAACACCTTATCCTATCGCTTCGATCACGAAGACTTTCACAGGACTTCTTCTCGCACAAGCCGTTCTCGAAAAGAAGGTCAAGCTGGACGACGATGTTCGCAAGTATCTCCCTGGCGACTACGCCAATCTGCAGTTTGATAGAGAACCCATACGTCTTTGGGAGTTGCTCAATCACACCTCGGCGCTGCCCCAGAATTTGCCACTTAGTTTCGAACCAGATCGAGATCCGACCGCGGACTATGCGGCCGGTGCTAGGCGAGAGCAGAGCTTATTCGACGGCTATTCCCGGCAAGACTTCTTTGCCGATTTGAAGAAAGTTACCCTTGATCGAAAGCCAGGGACGAAGTTCAGCTACTCCAATGCGGGGGCCCAACTGATGGGCCTTATTCTAGAGAAGGTCTATGGGAAATCCTACTTGGTTCTAGTGAAGGACCGAATTACCGAACCCCTGGGGATGACCAGGACAGGGGTTCTCCAGCGTGATTCCGCCCTTGTGCCAAGGGCTCACTGTCGTACGGAAGACTTTCTGCCTGCAATTCCCAGGGAGCTTGCTGCTGCGGGGTCGCTTCAGGCTTCGTGCCAGGACATGCTTCGCTACCTGAAGTGGAATCTCGCTGAATCCTCCGCTGCTGTTCGGCTGGCCCATCGCAAGGCTGGAACGACCCAGTGGTCTGCCAACGACACGTTTTACGTTGGGCTAAACTGGCAGGTCTTTTCGAACAAAGGGCAGCGGTTCATTTTTCAGGATGGAAACTTGCCGGGGTTTAGCAGTTACATTGCTTTCTGCCCGGAAGAACGGATTGGAATCGTGCTTTTGAGCAATCGGAGGATGTCGAAAGATCATCCGCACTTGTCTGTATTTGCCGCGCGGGTATTGCAGGCGATCGATTCTCGGCTATTGGTTTACGAATGA
- a CDS encoding helix-turn-helix domain-containing protein, giving the protein MLQPVPFRVFEPGEVEHDFDRESLNLYARPVWSTSLLAKCRHLFERSKGAVPHAEFCDLPKWVFLEYLVCYEGCVLFGANDSCAIDFLPTVKLSANLRGWTERRHFAFSTSAEAIYRAILDVAKLSQLGRGGQSTIAMSDQGGTTPNRFYFGLDYQALPSAPWTKGSVYVFRRSDLPDDFEHRTIVASKPIHPVLRVPVGPNDWPLLGSVSGVNHSVVRERQWHTMKGYPWTSDSEVHPHLSKRPLAEAVRKYIDERWFETIDLETMGHHVGLSRFGVLRTFRSVFGLSPHEYQVLYRLDRAKELLREGTAIGETAVECGFFDQAHMGRLFSNHIGLTPGAYVALQYRPIA; this is encoded by the coding sequence ATGTTGCAACCAGTTCCGTTTCGTGTATTTGAGCCTGGTGAGGTCGAACACGATTTTGATCGCGAAAGTTTGAATCTGTATGCTCGGCCCGTGTGGAGTACGTCGCTCCTAGCCAAATGCCGTCACCTGTTCGAGCGGTCCAAGGGCGCGGTGCCGCATGCTGAATTTTGCGACCTGCCCAAATGGGTGTTTCTGGAGTATCTGGTTTGCTATGAGGGCTGTGTTCTGTTCGGAGCCAACGACTCATGTGCCATCGATTTCCTGCCAACCGTCAAATTGTCGGCCAACCTTCGTGGATGGACTGAGCGTCGGCACTTCGCCTTTTCGACTAGTGCTGAGGCAATTTACCGAGCTATCCTCGACGTAGCGAAGCTCAGTCAACTTGGACGCGGTGGGCAATCGACGATTGCAATGTCCGACCAAGGGGGAACGACTCCCAACCGATTCTATTTTGGTCTCGACTATCAGGCTTTGCCAAGCGCACCCTGGACGAAAGGAAGCGTTTACGTTTTTCGTCGGTCGGACTTGCCTGACGACTTTGAACACAGGACTATCGTGGCGTCAAAGCCCATTCATCCAGTCCTCCGGGTGCCGGTAGGGCCGAATGACTGGCCGCTTCTGGGCTCGGTTAGCGGCGTCAATCATTCGGTTGTACGTGAACGTCAGTGGCACACCATGAAAGGATATCCGTGGACGTCTGATTCAGAGGTTCATCCTCACCTATCGAAGCGACCACTGGCAGAGGCCGTGCGCAAGTACATCGATGAACGCTGGTTCGAGACGATCGATCTTGAAACGATGGGACATCACGTGGGCCTTAGTCGCTTCGGAGTTCTCAGAACCTTTCGCTCCGTTTTTGGTCTCTCGCCCCACGAATACCAAGTTCTGTATCGTCTCGACCGGGCTAAAGAACTTTTGCGGGAAGGGACAGCAATTGGGGAGACCGCAGTCGAGTGTGGATTCTTCGATCAGGCCCATATGGGGCGTCTCTTTTCGAATCACATCGGGTTGACACCTGGCGCTTATGTGGCTTTGCAATATCGTCCTATCGCTTGA
- a CDS encoding polysaccharide deacetylase family protein encodes MAAKVPILTYHKISPVNSKSIYPGTFVPPALFEKHLRYLSRKGYQTIRLDSLFSVSMPSQPIVLTFDDGFQDFEDAAFPLMQKFGMNGTVFLVSDFIGKDNGWDVAIGDVGYPLMSADSIRKLAGQGVEFGSHTRRHRRLTEISGQEQEDEIVGSRRLLELDLGLSIDTFCYPYGGYNESSVAWAREAGYKFATSCEKGLNDGSEDPLLLKRIAIRNDTSLPVFIYKLWRAFRFGR; translated from the coding sequence GTGGCCGCGAAGGTTCCCATCTTAACCTATCATAAGATTTCGCCGGTCAATTCGAAATCGATCTACCCGGGCACGTTCGTTCCGCCAGCGTTGTTCGAAAAGCACCTGCGTTATTTGTCTCGCAAGGGTTATCAGACCATCCGCTTGGATTCCCTTTTTTCGGTTTCCATGCCTTCTCAACCGATTGTTCTGACATTCGACGACGGCTTTCAGGACTTTGAGGACGCAGCATTTCCGCTGATGCAGAAGTTCGGCATGAATGGAACGGTGTTTTTGGTTTCGGACTTCATCGGCAAGGACAACGGATGGGACGTCGCAATCGGCGACGTCGGATATCCGCTGATGTCAGCCGACTCGATTCGGAAACTGGCTGGGCAAGGAGTCGAGTTTGGTTCGCACACGCGTCGGCATCGGCGACTAACAGAGATATCGGGGCAAGAGCAGGAAGACGAGATTGTGGGGAGTCGACGCTTGCTGGAGTTGGACTTGGGACTTTCTATCGACACATTCTGCTACCCATATGGGGGCTATAACGAGTCGAGCGTCGCCTGGGCGCGCGAGGCGGGTTACAAATTTGCGACAAGCTGCGAGAAGGGATTGAACGATGGGAGCGAGGACCCGCTTCTCTTGAAGCGGATCGCGATTCGGAACGACACTTCGCTTCCGGTTTTTATCTATAAGCTGTGGCGGGCGTTTCGTTTCGGGCGGTAG
- a CDS encoding sigma-70 family RNA polymerase sigma factor — MNSPRSSPFQFEELFAEYGTTLYRFCYRLTGNRTEAEDLTQDVFVVALRDAHRFRGEANVRTWLYQIAVYQARSWRAKRRREQTIRREQVARPDTAEERLDIEQAINALPAKLRHAFLLVKVEGFTSQEAAEILGLPDGTVKFHVYEAIKRMKAQLESGAYPATKAQTETEPGVNHAV; from the coding sequence ATGAACAGTCCCCGATCGTCACCGTTCCAATTTGAGGAGCTCTTTGCCGAGTACGGCACGACGCTTTACCGGTTCTGTTATCGCCTCACCGGTAACCGGACCGAGGCAGAGGACCTGACCCAGGATGTCTTCGTTGTCGCCCTACGGGATGCGCATCGCTTTCGAGGCGAGGCTAACGTCCGCACGTGGCTGTACCAAATTGCCGTCTACCAAGCTCGCTCGTGGCGGGCCAAACGACGACGGGAACAGACGATCAGACGGGAGCAGGTCGCCCGACCCGACACGGCTGAAGAGCGGTTGGATATCGAGCAAGCGATCAATGCCTTGCCCGCCAAACTCCGACACGCTTTCCTCCTCGTTAAGGTCGAAGGTTTTACTTCCCAGGAAGCGGCCGAAATCCTCGGCTTGCCCGACGGAACCGTCAAGTTCCATGTGTACGAAGCCATCAAGCGAATGAAAGCCCAACTCGAATCCGGCGCCTATCCCGCCACCAAGGCTCAAACCGAAACCGAGCCGGGAGTCAACCATGCAGTGTGA
- a CDS encoding tRNA methyltransferase, with amino-acid sequence MKQIRTKVGIRKVFKEFADQRNPIQLAILMQDWSDAYNVGGMFRVADACGVSELIMTGKTPVVGDSPQIAVTSMGAHRRMPWRHFDRHDDACAALKAEGYSLVAIEVAEGACHYMHYEYPSKCCLVLGNEGAGVYGNVMKQCDGAVFIPMAGKGRSMNVHVAGAIVAFEAILRTPEP; translated from the coding sequence TTGAAACAGATTCGTACAAAAGTGGGTATCCGAAAGGTCTTCAAGGAATTCGCCGACCAGCGCAACCCCATTCAACTCGCGATCCTCATGCAGGATTGGTCGGATGCCTACAATGTCGGCGGGATGTTTCGAGTCGCCGACGCTTGCGGAGTCTCCGAGCTCATCATGACCGGCAAAACGCCCGTCGTCGGCGATTCACCTCAAATCGCCGTCACCTCGATGGGAGCCCATCGCCGCATGCCCTGGCGGCACTTCGACCGTCATGACGACGCCTGCGCTGCCCTCAAAGCCGAAGGATATTCGCTGGTCGCGATCGAAGTGGCGGAGGGCGCTTGCCACTACATGCACTACGAATATCCCTCCAAGTGCTGTCTGGTCCTTGGCAACGAAGGCGCCGGGGTCTACGGAAACGTGATGAAGCAGTGTGATGGGGCCGTTTTTATACCCATGGCTGGCAAGGGGCGGTCCATGAACGTCCACGTCGCCGGAGCGATCGTTGCGTTCGAGGCGATTTTGCGAACCCCCGAACCTTAG